One window from the genome of Pseudomonas fluorescens encodes:
- a CDS encoding aldehyde dehydrogenase family protein yields the protein MSDIALLPQVEAFLGRRHALFIDGGYVESQSRQTLDVVNPATGQVIAQVSDASPSDIDAAVESSRRGFKQWSQTAPAVRGHVLLKLADLLERNREELAQIETCQSGKIIHISRAFEVDQAAHFLRYYAGWATKINGETITPSLPSFAGERYTAFTLREPVGVVVGIVPWNFSTMIAIWKLASALVTGCSVIIKPSEFTPLTILRIAELAMEAGLPAGALNVLTGGGQVGKGLIEHPGTNKVSFTGSVPTGLAVGQAAMGAGLTRATLELGGKNAAGFLRDIDPEVAVNGIIEAGFLHSGQICAAAERFFVHRSQIESIMDKLAQRLSKLTIGSPLDERTEFGPVTNRQHQHKLAEFFAKARAQNNTIIHGGKLIDGPGCYVEPTIILANRRDDALLNEETFGPIATFFPYDTEEELLELMNDTPYGLSASLWTNDLGKALRMVPAIEAGTVWVNMHTLLDPAVPFGGSKSSGVGREFGSAFIDDYTELKSVMIRY from the coding sequence ATGAGCGATATTGCCCTGCTGCCTCAGGTCGAAGCCTTTCTCGGTCGACGCCACGCCCTGTTCATCGACGGAGGTTATGTCGAAAGCCAGAGCCGCCAGACGCTGGACGTGGTCAACCCCGCCACCGGCCAGGTCATCGCCCAGGTCAGCGACGCCAGCCCCAGCGATATCGATGCGGCGGTGGAGTCGTCCCGTCGCGGCTTCAAGCAGTGGTCCCAAACCGCGCCGGCGGTGCGCGGCCATGTGCTGCTCAAGCTGGCGGACCTGTTGGAGCGCAACCGCGAAGAGCTGGCGCAGATCGAAACCTGCCAGTCAGGGAAGATCATCCACATCTCGCGGGCCTTCGAAGTCGACCAGGCCGCGCACTTCCTGCGTTACTACGCCGGCTGGGCGACCAAGATCAATGGCGAGACGATCACGCCCTCGTTGCCCTCCTTCGCTGGCGAACGCTACACCGCGTTCACCTTGCGCGAACCGGTTGGGGTGGTGGTCGGTATCGTGCCGTGGAATTTTTCCACCATGATCGCCATCTGGAAACTGGCCTCAGCCCTGGTGACCGGTTGCAGCGTCATCATCAAGCCCAGCGAGTTCACCCCCCTGACCATTCTGCGCATCGCCGAACTGGCCATGGAGGCCGGCCTGCCGGCCGGTGCCCTGAATGTGTTGACGGGCGGCGGCCAGGTGGGCAAAGGGCTGATCGAACACCCGGGCACCAACAAGGTTTCATTCACCGGCTCCGTGCCCACCGGCCTGGCGGTGGGCCAGGCGGCCATGGGGGCCGGGTTGACCCGGGCAACCCTGGAATTGGGCGGGAAGAATGCGGCGGGGTTCCTGCGTGACATCGACCCTGAGGTGGCGGTCAACGGCATCATCGAGGCGGGTTTTCTGCATTCGGGACAAATCTGCGCGGCGGCGGAACGGTTCTTCGTCCACCGCTCGCAGATCGAGTCGATCATGGACAAACTGGCCCAGCGCCTGAGCAAACTCACCATCGGCTCGCCCCTGGACGAACGCACCGAATTCGGCCCGGTAACCAACCGCCAGCACCAGCACAAACTCGCGGAGTTCTTCGCCAAGGCCCGTGCGCAGAACAACACCATCATCCACGGCGGCAAGCTGATCGATGGGCCGGGTTGCTACGTCGAGCCGACCATCATCCTCGCCAATCGCCGCGACGACGCCTTGCTCAACGAAGAAACCTTCGGCCCGATCGCCACGTTCTTTCCTTACGACACTGAGGAGGAACTGCTGGAACTGATGAACGACACGCCCTATGGCCTGAGCGCCAGCCTCTGGACCAACGACCTGGGCAAGGCCCTGCGCATGGTCCCCGCCATCGAAGCCGGCACGGTATGGGTGAACATGCACACCCTGCTCGACCCAGCCGTGCCTTTTGGTGGCAGCAAGTCTTCCGGGGTGGGCCGTGAATTCGGCAGTGCATTCATCGACGACTACACCGAACTGAAATCGGTGATGATCCGCTACTGA
- a CDS encoding APC family permease has product MSINDRLTEHLNRGSVGFPTALASTIGLIMASPVILTATMGFGIGGSAFAVAMLIAVVMMLAQATTFAEAASILPTTGSVYDYINCGMGRFFAITGTLSAYLIVHVFAGTAETILAGVMALVNFEHLNTLAESAGGSWLLGVGFVVVFGVLNAFGVSAFGRAEIILTFGMWTTLMVFGVLGLIAAPAVELEGWFGASVVGTDLVTVLSLVGMAMFMFVGCEFVTPLAPDLRHSARTMPRAMMLGLFSVATCMFIYGAAMKRQVENVLLDATSGVHLLDTPMAIPRFAEQVMGDIGPMWLGIGFLFAGAATINTLMAGVPRILYGMAVDGALPKVFTYLHPRFKTPLVCILVAMLIPCLHALWLGGNPDNIMHLVLAAVCAWSFAYLLVTVSVVSLRIRRPDLPRAYRSPWFPLPQILSSVGIVLGMWFITPPGMNPADIYVPFAVMLGGTAAYALFWTLVVQKVNPFKPASVEDVLAKEFSHEPGQSAGEFIDPAAKAV; this is encoded by the coding sequence ATGTCGATCAATGACAGGCTCACCGAGCACTTGAACCGGGGTTCGGTGGGTTTTCCCACCGCGTTGGCCAGCACCATTGGCCTGATCATGGCAAGCCCCGTGATTCTCACCGCGACCATGGGCTTTGGCATCGGCGGCAGCGCCTTTGCCGTGGCGATGCTAATCGCCGTGGTGATGATGCTGGCCCAGGCGACGACGTTCGCCGAGGCAGCGTCGATTCTTCCGACCACTGGCTCGGTCTATGACTACATCAACTGTGGCATGGGGCGTTTCTTCGCGATCACCGGCACCTTGTCGGCCTATCTGATTGTCCATGTGTTCGCCGGTACTGCCGAAACCATCCTGGCCGGCGTCATGGCCCTGGTGAACTTCGAACACCTCAACACCCTGGCCGAATCGGCAGGCGGTTCCTGGTTGCTGGGCGTGGGGTTCGTGGTGGTGTTTGGCGTGCTCAATGCGTTTGGTGTCAGTGCTTTTGGCCGGGCCGAAATCATCCTGACGTTCGGCATGTGGACCACCTTGATGGTGTTCGGCGTGTTGGGCCTGATCGCCGCGCCGGCGGTGGAGCTGGAGGGCTGGTTCGGCGCGTCCGTGGTGGGTACCGACCTGGTCACGGTGCTGTCGCTGGTGGGCATGGCCATGTTCATGTTTGTCGGCTGCGAATTCGTCACGCCGCTGGCGCCGGACCTGCGCCACTCCGCCCGGACCATGCCCCGGGCGATGATGCTGGGCTTGTTCAGCGTTGCCACCTGCATGTTCATCTACGGCGCGGCGATGAAGCGCCAGGTGGAAAACGTGTTGCTCGATGCCACCAGCGGCGTGCATCTGCTGGACACCCCCATGGCGATTCCACGGTTCGCCGAACAGGTCATGGGCGATATCGGCCCGATGTGGCTGGGCATCGGTTTTCTGTTTGCCGGTGCGGCGACCATTAACACCCTGATGGCCGGCGTGCCGCGGATTCTCTATGGCATGGCGGTGGACGGCGCGTTGCCGAAGGTCTTCACTTATCTGCATCCACGCTTCAAGACGCCGCTGGTGTGCATCCTGGTGGCAATGCTGATTCCTTGCCTGCATGCGCTGTGGCTGGGCGGCAATCCCGACAACATCATGCACCTGGTGTTGGCTGCGGTGTGCGCCTGGAGTTTTGCCTACCTGTTGGTGACCGTGTCGGTGGTCAGCCTGCGGATTCGTCGCCCTGATCTGCCGCGGGCCTATCGCTCGCCGTGGTTCCCGTTGCCACAGATCCTGTCCAGTGTCGGCATTGTGTTGGGCATGTGGTTCATCACCCCACCCGGCATGAATCCGGCGGACATCTACGTGCCCTTCGCGGTGATGCTCGGTGGCACTGCGGCGTACGCCTTGTTCTGGACCCTGGTGGTGCAGAAGGTCAATCCATTCAAGCCAGCGTCGGTGGAAGACGTGCTGGCCAAGGAGTTTTCCCATGAGCCAGGGCAATCTGCGGGCGAGTTTATCGACCCTGCTGCAAAAGCTGTCTGA
- a CDS encoding DUF3156 family protein: protein MSQGNLRASLSTLLQKLSELFSSQRAPAGYRPGVTLEHLRRNLALARFEVAGPAMATAVTDDGSLHLEIIERTESQLLMHLVMTEFVLRVPASREGTACLELHHGGALRRSGIRCRQRDGRSDLATRLQAAVETDPALYQALMPLDFKRLRIDLQGRQWCVRLEHMGGSEVVNRMPAFRRYIPLSREQRGALLATLSGLQRVLATL from the coding sequence ATGAGCCAGGGCAATCTGCGGGCGAGTTTATCGACCCTGCTGCAAAAGCTGTCTGAGTTGTTCAGCTCCCAGCGCGCCCCGGCCGGTTATCGGCCCGGGGTGACCCTGGAGCACCTGCGGCGCAACCTCGCATTGGCACGATTCGAGGTCGCGGGCCCGGCCATGGCCACGGCAGTCACCGACGACGGCAGCTTGCACTTGGAGATCATCGAACGCACCGAGTCGCAGTTGTTGATGCACTTGGTGATGACCGAGTTCGTCCTGCGCGTGCCTGCTTCCCGAGAGGGCACGGCATGCCTGGAACTGCACCACGGCGGGGCTTTGCGGCGCAGTGGCATTCGTTGCCGGCAGCGGGACGGGCGCAGTGACCTGGCGACTCGGTTGCAGGCGGCCGTGGAGACGGATCCTGCGTTGTATCAGGCCCTCATGCCGCTGGATTTCAAGCGGCTGCGCATCGATCTGCAGGGGCGCCAGTGGTGCGTGCGCCTGGAACACATGGGCGGTAGCGAAGTGGTCAATCGCATGCCGGCCTTTCGACGTTACATCCCGTTGAGCCGCGAGCAGCGCGGCGCCTTGCTGGCAACCTTGAGCGGCCTGCAGCGGGTGCTGGCAACGCTCTGA
- the feaR gene encoding transcriptional regulator FeaR, which translates to MSMQQVGQDGLDIWNRDLRATCGHFDTELAFNRALFIGEVSNFHRGGLALANLRTNAGSIKRHSPSADHDDDQDCLLVSQRSGYCRITQNGRSIQLAPGELLLMDSVGALEITPFGLIEHAVLSLSRQDVSRQLGGETKTFGKVSSSKACGRMLHVLMDQLCKDTPDGEGAAGEGEALQSAFVSLLGSALEQGSDGRDEGVALQGSHLRSYVQKVIDESLTQPGLSPVGLANRLNISVRHLYRLFEEQDDSVCRYIQRARLKRSADDLTNPFLRDESITSIAYKWGFTDSAHFSRSFKKQFELSPKEFRSSRLQVGQGVA; encoded by the coding sequence ATGAGCATGCAACAAGTTGGGCAGGACGGTCTGGACATCTGGAACCGGGATCTGCGGGCGACTTGCGGCCACTTCGATACCGAGCTGGCCTTCAATCGCGCCTTGTTCATTGGTGAGGTGTCGAACTTCCATCGGGGTGGCCTTGCCCTGGCGAACCTGCGCACCAATGCCGGCAGCATCAAGCGTCACTCACCCAGCGCCGATCACGATGATGACCAGGATTGCCTTCTGGTCAGCCAGCGCAGTGGCTACTGCCGCATTACCCAGAACGGTCGGAGCATCCAGTTGGCGCCCGGTGAATTGTTGTTGATGGATTCCGTTGGCGCGCTTGAGATCACCCCGTTCGGCCTGATCGAGCACGCGGTGCTGTCCTTGTCTCGCCAGGACGTGTCGCGTCAATTGGGTGGGGAAACCAAGACCTTCGGCAAGGTTTCGTCCAGCAAGGCGTGCGGACGGATGCTGCATGTGTTGATGGACCAACTGTGCAAGGACACACCGGACGGCGAGGGCGCGGCGGGCGAGGGTGAAGCCTTGCAGAGTGCCTTCGTTTCACTGTTGGGCTCGGCCCTGGAACAGGGGAGCGATGGCCGTGACGAAGGGGTGGCCTTGCAGGGCAGTCACTTGCGCAGCTACGTGCAGAAGGTCATCGACGAATCACTCACCCAGCCCGGCCTCAGCCCGGTGGGCCTGGCCAATCGACTGAATATCTCGGTGCGGCATCTGTATCGCTTGTTCGAAGAGCAGGATGACAGCGTTTGCCGCTACATCCAGCGGGCCCGCCTCAAGCGCAGCGCCGATGACCTGACCAACCCGTTCCTGCGGGACGAGTCCATTACTTCGATCGCCTACAAGTGGGGCTTTACCGATTCGGCGCACTTCAGCCGTTCGTTCAAGAAGCAGTTTGAGCTGTCGCCCAAGGAGTTTCGGTCCAGCCGTTTGCAGGTGGGGCAGGGGGTGGCTTGA
- a CDS encoding SDR family oxidoreductase, producing the protein MSEDLDFSGQTVLVTGGAQGIGRAIVEAFALRGARVVIADLGLARAEAVADELTAVGCQVQAVGVDLADATAIFEMMSALEQRLGRLDTLVHNAGYFPLTPFAEITPAMLERTLAVNLSALFWLTQAALPMFRRQGRGCVLVTSSVTGPRVAYPGLSHYAASKAGVNGFIRNAALELAAENVRVNGVEPGMIATPAMANLGDDEVNQDIARRVPLGRLGQPSDIAGAMLFLASSLASYVTGQTLVVDGGSTLPEV; encoded by the coding sequence ATGTCTGAGGATCTGGATTTCAGCGGCCAGACCGTACTGGTCACGGGCGGCGCCCAGGGCATCGGCCGGGCCATCGTCGAAGCGTTTGCCCTGCGCGGGGCACGCGTGGTCATCGCCGACCTGGGCCTGGCCCGCGCCGAGGCGGTAGCCGACGAACTGACGGCCGTGGGTTGTCAGGTGCAGGCGGTGGGCGTTGACCTGGCCGACGCGACGGCGATCTTCGAAATGATGAGCGCGCTGGAACAGCGCTTGGGGAGGCTGGATACCCTGGTGCACAACGCCGGGTATTTTCCGTTGACGCCGTTCGCCGAGATCACCCCGGCGATGCTCGAGCGAACGCTGGCGGTGAACCTGTCGGCGCTGTTCTGGCTGACCCAGGCGGCGCTGCCGATGTTCCGGCGCCAGGGCCGAGGCTGCGTGCTGGTGACCTCCTCGGTCACCGGCCCGCGGGTGGCGTATCCGGGGCTCAGCCACTACGCGGCCTCCAAGGCCGGGGTCAATGGTTTCATTCGCAACGCCGCGCTGGAACTGGCGGCCGAGAATGTCCGCGTCAACGGGGTCGAGCCGGGCATGATCGCGACACCGGCCATGGCCAACCTGGGCGACGATGAAGTCAACCAGGACATTGCCCGCCGGGTGCCGCTGGGTCGATTGGGTCAACCGAGCGACATCGCCGGCGCCATGCTGTTCCTGGCGTCGAGCCTGGCCAGTTATGTGACCGGGCAGACGTTGGTGGTCGATGGGGGTTCGACGTTGCCGGAGGTTTGA
- a CDS encoding SDR family NAD(P)-dependent oxidoreductase, translating to MPESRTVVITGAGTGIGAACARLYAAEGANLVLIGRRREPLEALAADIGGLVLVGDAACPDTWDGFVEQIRARHGRLDVLLACAGGLGMGSATETQPSAWEAALRSNLDSAFYSARACLPLLQENAGNIVLIASIASLAAGPHVCGYTTAKHALLGLNRSLARDYGPHGVRVNTVCPGWVRTPMADEEMQALMQFHGETLQQAYDRVCADVPLRKAASAEEIANVCRFLASPDASIITGATLVADGGSSIVDVPTLAFSRMEASDV from the coding sequence ATGCCTGAATCACGTACCGTGGTGATCACCGGTGCCGGTACCGGCATCGGCGCCGCCTGCGCTCGCCTGTATGCCGCCGAAGGCGCCAACCTGGTGCTGATCGGCCGCCGTCGCGAGCCCCTGGAAGCACTCGCCGCGGACATCGGCGGCCTGGTGCTGGTGGGCGACGCGGCCTGTCCGGACACCTGGGACGGCTTCGTCGAGCAGATTCGCGCGCGTCATGGCCGACTCGACGTGCTGCTCGCCTGTGCCGGTGGCTTGGGAATGGGCAGCGCCACTGAGACTCAGCCATCGGCCTGGGAAGCGGCCCTGCGCAGCAACCTCGACAGCGCCTTCTACAGCGCCCGGGCATGCCTGCCACTGCTGCAGGAAAACGCCGGCAATATTGTGCTGATCGCCTCCATCGCTTCATTGGCGGCAGGCCCCCACGTGTGCGGCTACACCACCGCCAAACACGCCCTGCTGGGCCTCAACCGCTCCCTGGCAAGGGATTACGGGCCTCATGGCGTGCGAGTCAATACGGTCTGCCCTGGCTGGGTCCGCACGCCTATGGCCGATGAAGAAATGCAGGCATTGATGCAGTTCCATGGCGAAACGTTGCAGCAGGCCTATGACCGGGTCTGCGCCGACGTGCCGTTGCGCAAGGCTGCCAGTGCGGAGGAAATCGCCAACGTCTGCCGCTTCCTGGCCTCGCCCGATGCATCGATCATCACCGGGGCGACGCTGGTCGCCGATGGCGGCTCCAGCATCGTCGACGTGCCGACACTGGCCTTCAGCCGGATGGAGGCCAGCGATGTCTGA
- a CDS encoding molybdenum cofactor biosynthesis F family protein, which produces MSTSTDWITVGALADGFAPEAFILPNLADLDGKTFTLHFANGWQIEHRFEQDTLTWNAADGHSSGTATYRATSVRPGLYLVDFIKREGELTSSISLVLDTASAAFTAVIGRMPSQPETGEGLYSRALAGKPLTSVQAQFLHGSLDRPWQPGLCPHAPTTELVGLRNLYRYSPSEVYEHIYLNDQFYSWQCLKGVEQGLCDTDRCDTYKIADQLYLFVWREKIIPTLGLVLIDLQQHRSDGKIFGYAGESFDEFSNFPVSSYCQVLNQTEYPDA; this is translated from the coding sequence ATGAGCACATCTACAGACTGGATCACCGTCGGCGCCCTGGCCGATGGCTTTGCCCCCGAAGCCTTCATCCTGCCAAACCTGGCCGACCTGGACGGCAAGACGTTCACCCTGCACTTCGCCAACGGCTGGCAGATCGAGCACCGATTCGAGCAGGACACCCTGACCTGGAACGCCGCCGATGGGCATTCCAGCGGCACCGCCACCTACCGGGCCACATCCGTACGACCGGGCCTGTACCTGGTGGACTTCATCAAGCGCGAAGGCGAGCTGACCTCATCGATAAGCCTCGTGCTCGATACCGCCAGCGCCGCCTTCACCGCCGTGATCGGCCGCATGCCAAGCCAGCCGGAAACCGGCGAAGGCCTCTACAGCCGGGCATTGGCCGGCAAACCATTGACCTCGGTTCAAGCGCAGTTCCTGCACGGCAGCCTCGACCGTCCCTGGCAGCCTGGCCTGTGCCCGCACGCACCGACCACCGAGCTGGTGGGGCTGCGCAACCTGTATCGCTACAGCCCGAGTGAAGTCTACGAACACATTTACCTCAACGACCAGTTCTACTCCTGGCAGTGCCTCAAAGGCGTTGAGCAAGGCCTGTGCGACACCGATCGCTGCGACACCTACAAGATCGCCGATCAGTTGTACCTGTTCGTGTGGCGAGAAAAGATCATCCCGACCCTGGGGTTGGTGCTGATCGACCTGCAGCAGCACCGCAGTGACGGCAAGATCTTCGGCTATGCCGGTGAGTCCTTCGATGAGTTTTCCAATTTCCCGGTCAGTTCCTACTGCCAGGTGCTCAATCAGACGGAGTATCCCGATGCCTGA
- a CDS encoding helix-turn-helix transcriptional regulator — MNVIAQDIAGHCLHAFTQLVPVSRAAFYCVDRQLQAHDFSLHGMSGEMHRDYLDNYRQFDPLHPRHCAPSELAVVPLGLAMARQPLRDNHRYRDFLQRYGVVDVVEVFAHRDGQPQAAVSLLRTAEQGVFTHQQLSQLSALQALLQLAVAHLPAHEDALGDLTPKERQIAWLLRQGVSNKQLARELGVGLPTIKTHLIHLFRKVGVSSRTELVSALFL, encoded by the coding sequence ATGAACGTCATCGCCCAGGACATCGCCGGCCATTGCCTGCACGCCTTCACCCAACTGGTTCCCGTCAGCCGGGCGGCGTTCTACTGCGTGGATCGGCAGTTGCAAGCCCACGACTTCAGCCTCCATGGGATGAGCGGCGAGATGCACCGCGACTACCTGGACAATTACCGCCAGTTCGACCCCCTGCACCCGCGCCACTGCGCGCCCAGCGAACTGGCCGTGGTGCCGTTGGGCCTGGCGATGGCCCGCCAACCGTTGCGTGACAACCATCGTTATCGCGACTTCCTGCAACGCTATGGCGTGGTCGACGTGGTGGAAGTCTTCGCCCATCGCGATGGTCAGCCCCAAGCCGCGGTTTCGTTGTTGCGCACCGCCGAGCAAGGCGTCTTCACCCATCAGCAGTTGAGCCAGCTCAGCGCGTTGCAGGCCTTGTTGCAATTGGCCGTGGCCCATTTGCCGGCCCATGAGGATGCACTGGGCGACTTGACGCCCAAGGAGCGCCAGATCGCCTGGCTGTTACGTCAAGGCGTCAGCAACAAGCAACTGGCCCGGGAACTGGGGGTGGGCTTGCCGACCATCAAGACTCACCTGATCCACCTGTTCCGCAAAGTCGGTGTGAGCAGTCGCACCGAGCTGGTCAGCGCACTGTTCCTCTGA
- a CDS encoding cupin domain-containing protein: MPLITLEKDIQLSDLDAWGTVADLGSQILEGEVKAFGKMTFGAPTDPVSSAYFGTTQGKFRMVYPFAEQATVVTGEVVLTDEATGQSTRYKAGDSWFVTKGTPVLWEVVSESFVKHYFAVV, from the coding sequence ATGCCCCTCATCACCCTCGAAAAAGACATCCAGCTGTCCGACCTGGACGCCTGGGGCACCGTCGCCGACCTGGGTTCGCAGATTCTCGAAGGCGAAGTCAAGGCCTTCGGCAAGATGACCTTCGGCGCCCCCACCGACCCCGTCAGCAGCGCCTACTTCGGCACCACCCAGGGCAAGTTCCGGATGGTCTACCCCTTCGCCGAACAAGCCACCGTGGTCACCGGTGAAGTGGTCCTCACCGACGAAGCCACCGGCCAGAGCACCCGCTACAAGGCCGGCGACAGCTGGTTCGTGACCAAGGGCACACCGGTGTTGTGGGAAGTGGTCAGCGAAAGTTTCGTCAAGCACTACTTCGCGGTAGTCTGA
- a CDS encoding NAD(P)/FAD-dependent oxidoreductase codes for MINIETPTYYTATKKYNLSFPTLEQDVEADVVVIGGGFSGINTALELAEKGITNIVVLEARYLGFGGTGRNGGQIMAGIGHDLEKIKKDVGEDGLRQVFEISDLGADIIKDRIAKYAIDADFCHGYGYMGFNARQEKTLRAWEKDFKSINSKHEIRFLGGSDVQQIIGSKAYSSALLHMGGGHVHSLNLLLGEAKAVVSHGVRIFENSPALEVSYGERITVRTGRGSVRASKLLWACDSFLNKLEPELHRSTINTYAFQMMTEPLSDELIQRISPIRGAYSDIRPVIDYYRVTNENRLLFGAATPLVEHIPQDLKAWNRRLMLKIFPYLKDVKIDLAWGGPMACSPNLFPQIGTLPGRSNAFFVQGYSGFGVTPSHIICKVLAEGMSEGSARYDLVSSIHRPTIIGKDAIRPLLLTAGKSWHQLSGYWNGRR; via the coding sequence ATGATCAATATCGAAACGCCCACCTATTACACGGCCACCAAGAAATACAACCTCAGCTTCCCCACGCTGGAACAGGACGTGGAAGCCGACGTCGTGGTCATTGGCGGTGGTTTTTCCGGCATCAATACCGCGCTGGAGCTCGCTGAAAAAGGCATCACCAACATCGTGGTGCTGGAGGCGCGTTACCTTGGGTTCGGCGGCACCGGGCGCAATGGCGGGCAGATCATGGCCGGCATCGGCCATGACCTGGAAAAGATCAAGAAGGACGTCGGTGAAGACGGCCTGCGCCAGGTCTTCGAGATCAGCGACCTGGGCGCCGACATCATCAAGGACCGTATCGCCAAGTACGCTATCGATGCCGATTTCTGCCACGGCTACGGCTACATGGGTTTCAACGCCCGCCAGGAAAAAACCCTGCGGGCCTGGGAAAAAGACTTCAAGTCGATCAACAGCAAACATGAGATCCGCTTCCTCGGCGGCTCCGACGTGCAGCAGATCATTGGCTCCAAGGCCTACAGCAGTGCATTGCTGCACATGGGCGGCGGGCATGTGCACTCGCTGAACCTGCTGCTGGGTGAAGCCAAGGCGGTAGTCAGCCACGGCGTACGGATCTTCGAAAACAGCCCGGCGCTGGAAGTCAGCTATGGCGAGCGCATCACCGTGCGCACCGGACGCGGCTCGGTCAGGGCCAGCAAGCTGCTCTGGGCCTGCGACAGTTTCCTCAACAAACTGGAACCGGAACTGCACCGCTCGACCATCAACACCTACGCCTTCCAGATGATGACCGAGCCACTGTCGGACGAACTGATCCAGCGCATCAGCCCGATTCGCGGTGCCTACAGCGACATTCGCCCGGTGATCGACTACTACCGCGTCACCAACGAAAACCGCCTGCTGTTCGGTGCCGCCACGCCATTGGTGGAGCACATTCCCCAGGATCTCAAGGCCTGGAACCGGCGCCTGATGCTGAAGATCTTCCCGTACCTCAAGGACGTGAAGATCGACCTGGCCTGGGGCGGCCCGATGGCCTGCAGCCCGAACCTGTTCCCGCAGATCGGCACCCTGCCCGGGCGCAGCAACGCGTTTTTCGTCCAGGGTTACTCAGGCTTTGGCGTCACCCCGAGCCACATCATCTGCAAGGTGCTGGCCGAAGGCATGAGCGAAGGCTCGGCGCGCTACGACCTGGTCAGTTCGATCCACCGCCCGACCATCATCGGCAAAGACGCCATTCGCCCATTGCTGCTGACCGCCGGCAAGTCCTGGCATCAGCTGTCGGGCTACTGGAACGGCCGTCGCTGA
- a CDS encoding p-hydroxyphenylacetate 3-hydroxylase oxygenase component, which produces MKKPNPLLEDLKPLLPAIAANAFQAEKDRSVPAENIALLKSIGMHRAFQPKPYGGLEISLPQFADCIALLAGACASTAWAMSLLCTHSHQLAMFPAKAQQEVWGDDPDATASSSIAPFGRTEEVDGGVMFSGEMGWSSGCDHAEWAIVGFRRKNAEGTQDYCFAVLPRSDYEIRDDWFAVGMRGSGSKTLIIDNAFVPEHRIQKAKDMMEGKSGGFGLYPDSKIFYSPYRPYFASGFSTVSLGVAERMLEVFREKTRNRVRAYTGAAVGAATPALMRLAESTHQVAAARAFLEKTWQEHAEHGERHEYPSRETLAFWRTNQGYATKLCIQAVDRLMEAAGGGSWFENNELQRLFRDAHLTGAHAYTDYDVCAQILGRELMGLEPDPSMV; this is translated from the coding sequence ATGAAAAAGCCAAACCCGCTGCTCGAAGACCTCAAGCCCCTCCTGCCGGCCATCGCCGCCAACGCCTTCCAGGCGGAGAAAGACCGTAGCGTGCCTGCCGAGAATATCGCCTTGCTCAAAAGCATCGGCATGCACCGGGCCTTCCAGCCGAAACCTTACGGTGGCCTGGAGATTTCCCTGCCGCAGTTCGCCGATTGCATCGCGCTGCTGGCCGGTGCCTGCGCCAGCACGGCCTGGGCCATGAGCCTGTTGTGCACCCACAGCCATCAGTTGGCGATGTTCCCGGCCAAGGCCCAGCAAGAGGTCTGGGGCGATGACCCGGATGCCACCGCCAGCAGCAGCATCGCACCGTTTGGCCGCACCGAGGAAGTCGACGGCGGTGTGATGTTCAGCGGTGAAATGGGTTGGAGCAGCGGCTGCGATCACGCCGAATGGGCGATCGTGGGGTTTCGCCGGAAAAACGCCGAAGGCACCCAGGACTATTGCTTCGCGGTGCTGCCGCGCAGCGACTATGAAATTCGCGATGACTGGTTCGCGGTGGGCATGCGCGGCAGTGGCAGCAAGACGCTGATCATCGACAACGCTTTCGTGCCGGAACACCGGATCCAGAAGGCCAAGGACATGATGGAAGGCAAGTCCGGTGGATTCGGCTTGTATCCCGACAGCAAGATTTTCTACTCGCCGTACCGGCCGTACTTCGCCAGTGGTTTCTCCACGGTCAGCCTGGGCGTGGCCGAACGCATGCTGGAGGTCTTTCGCGAGAAAACCAGGAACCGTGTGCGGGCCTACACCGGCGCGGCCGTCGGTGCCGCCACCCCGGCGTTGATGCGCCTGGCCGAGTCCACCCACCAGGTGGCGGCGGCCCGTGCCTTCCTCGAGAAAACCTGGCAGGAGCACGCCGAACATGGCGAGCGCCACGAGTACCCCAGCCGGGAAACCCTGGCGTTCTGGCGGACCAACCAGGGGTATGCCACCAAGCTGTGCATCCAGGCCGTCGACCGCTTGATGGAGGCGGCCGGCGGCGGCTCCTGGTTCGAGAACAACGAGTTGCAACGGCTGTTCCGCGATGCCCACCTGACCGGCGCCCATGCCTACACCGACTACGACGTCTGCGCGCAGATCCTCGGTCGTGAGCTGATGGGGCTCGAACCCGATCCGTCCATGGTTTGA